The Mytilus galloprovincialis chromosome 7, xbMytGall1.hap1.1, whole genome shotgun sequence genome has a window encoding:
- the LOC143081980 gene encoding 2-oxo-4-hydroxy-4-carboxy-5-ureidoimidazoline decarboxylase-like — translation MSLKTISAVNSMSYEDFISTFGNVIEHCSLCAAAVWRDRPFSDVNSIHKSFCQFADQLSIGGKEGILRLLPDLAGRLAMSGGLSKESTKEQQSAGLNTLTEQEKQNMHDLNQQYKQKFGFPFVICARENKKEAILTGLENRLKNSGETEAVTGVEEIKKICRLRLLDIVASSSKL, via the exons atgtCACTTAAAACTATATCAGCTGTGAACTCTATGAGTTATGAAGATTTCATTTCTACATTTGGTAATGTGATAGAGCACTGCTCCTTATGTGCTGCAGCAGTATGGAGAGATCGTCCCTTCTCTGACGTCAACAGTATTCACAAGTCTTTCTGTCAGTTTGCTGATCAACTTTCTATTGGGG gaaaagaAGGCATTTTAAGACTACTTCCAGACTTGGCAGGAAGACTGGCCATGTCTGGTGGACTGAGCAAGGAATCCACCAAAGAACAACAAAGTGCAGGTCTAAATACACTTACTgaacaagaaaaacaaaacatgcatgatttaaatcaacaatataaacaaaagttTGGCTTCCCTTTTGTCATATGTGCTCGAGAAAACAAGAAGGAAGCCATTTTGACTGGGCTTGAGAATAGATTGAAGAATTCTGGTGAAACTGAGGCAGTAACAGGGGTGGAGGAAATTAAAAAGATCTGTAGATTGAGACTTTTAGATATTGTGGCCTCTTCCTCAAAGCTGTGA
- the LOC143084280 gene encoding uncharacterized protein LOC143084280, with the protein MFYDYLDELEKIGRLKNMGGQREDKSKLTAENMLKAGLDQTVQWTSSTECTVPSQTAFGTFYNVDIVNVVCNCPAATTRGMCKHVHLAELIASKRNIDLTVERRSEAMNVFNAEQYFYDKDNNQVEVLSRLGNVSVVNLTLFKCICFANSHGIHCISC; encoded by the exons ATGTTTTATGA CTATCTAGATGAACTCGAAAAGATTGGTCGCCTGAAAAATATGGGAGGACAAAGGGAAGACAAAAGTAAATTGACAGCAGAGAATATGCTCAAGGCAGGACTCGACCAAACTGTGCAATGGACTTCTTCCACAGAATGCACTGTTCCATCACAGACAGCATTTGGGACGTTTTATAATGTGGACATTGTCAATGTAGTGTGCAACTGTCCAGCTGCAACAACAAGAG GAATGTGTAAGCATGTTCATTTAGCTGAATTGATTGCTTCTAAAAGGAACATCGACCTCACTGTAGAGCGCAGATCAGAAGCAATGAATGTATTTAATGCAGAACAATATTTTTATGACAAAGATAACAACCAGGTAGAGGTTTTGTCCAGATTGGGAAATGTATCAGTTGTTAATTTGACCTTAttcaaatgtatatgttttgCCAATAGCCATGGTATACATTGTATCAGTTGTTAA